A single genomic interval of Gouania willdenowi chromosome 22, fGouWil2.1, whole genome shotgun sequence harbors:
- the ngb gene encoding neuroglobin encodes MEKLSEKDKELIRSSWESLGKNKVPHGVVMFSRLFDLDPALLSLFQYNTSCGSKQDCLSSPEFLEHVTKVMLVFDVAVSHLDDLHTLDDFLLNLGRKHQAVGVNTQSFAVVGESLLYMLQSSLGQAYTAPLRQAWLNMYTIVVAAMSQGWAKNGEDKAD; translated from the exons ATGGAGAAGCTGTCGGAGAAAGACAAGGAGCTGATACGAAGCAGCTGGGAGAGCCTGGGCAAGAATAAAGTTCCTCATGGAGTCGTCATGTTTTCCAG ACTGTTTGATCTGGACCCAGCACTCCTCAGCCTCTTCCAATACAACACAAGCTGTGGCTCCAAACAAGACTGCCTCTCCAGCCCAGAGTTTCTGGAGCATGTCACCAAA GTGATGCTGGTGTTCGATGTGGCCGTCAGTCACCTGGATGACCTTCACACTTTGGACGACTTCCTGCTTAACCTCGGGAGAAAGCATCAGGCTGTGGGAGTCAACACTCAATCGTTTGCT GTGGTCGGGGAGTCTCTTCTCTACATGCTGCAGAGCAGTCTGGGCCAGGCCTACACAGCCCCCCTGCGTCAAGCCTGGCTCAACATGTACACCATCGTGGTGGCGGCGATGAGCCAAGGGTGGGCTAAGAACGGCGAGGACAAAGCTGACTGA
- the tmem63c gene encoding calcium permeable stress-gated cation channel 1, translated as MTQSELFGTSTPLMEQTPVELDALGFLGSYMEKNSTAERCYRSHSHSSVLQGLPFGGVPTVLVINVVIWMFLLLIFSCLRKAAWDYGRLALLMENDSLTSLFYGEPSEKEKSPSESSPSDSETKDMGFCSWLSSLCYMKDEEIRSKCGLDAVTYLSFQRHIILLMTVVSLVSLAVILPANFSGNLLEDSPENFGRTTLANVNAEDSFLWLHSIFALVYFIITLLCMAHHSMRLEYREDEKVARTLMITHIPREISDPGLITKHFHEAYPSCTVTDIRFCFNVHKLMRLDLERRKAMKGRLYFATKAQKEGKIMIRTHPCAQILCCDMCGFEKVDAEQYYSELEEKRTDEFNAEKNRISMKRLGIAFVTFRDERMTAVIVKDFSRVYCRRRPQQSSITTVVHSHKWGVSYAPAPSDIIWENLSVCGSRWWLRCVLLNILLFLLLFFLTTPAIIVNTMDKFNVTRPVESLRSPILTQFFPTLLLWAFSVLLPFIVYYSAFFESHWTRSGENQVTMHKCFLLLVFMVIILPSLGLTSLDLFFTWLFDVHFLDEKNIKFQCVFLPDNGAFFVNYVITSGLIGTAMELLRIPALTVYALRLCFAKSQAERIHVKRSQAYEFQFGLEYAWTMCIFAVCMTYSITCPIITPFGLLYVILKHMVDRYNIYYAYVPTKLNQRIHRAAISQVIVAPILGLFWLLFFSVLRLGSVHPITLFTFVSLICCIACNLLGLCLRKQPDKSTSYQMSDQPAEFSDAVRSTVTSSTASNLFVASVLLEPELALTPMPSPAHHSYGAMASSNSSTQGAAKEDEGEEEEHSQTHETQLQDSPELYISSPLMDSPMDCQ; from the exons ATGACCCAGTCTGAGCTGTTTGGGACCAGTACCCCCCTGATGGAGCAGACGCCGGTAGAACTGGACGCCCTGGGCTTCCTTGGATCGTACATGGAGAAAAATAGCACGGCTGAGAGATGCTATCGCTCACACTCCCACAGCAGCGTTCTCCAGGGCCTGCCGTTCGGTGGAGTGCCCACAGTCCTCGTCATCAACGTGGTGATCTGGATG tttttactgctgattttctcCTGTCTGAGGAAGGCTGCCTGGGACTATGGCCGCCTGGCTCTGCTGATGGAGAACGACAG TCTGACGTCCCTGTTTTATGGAGAGCCAAGTGAGAAGGAGAAGTCACCGTCAGAGTCCAGCCCTTCAGACTCCGAAACCAAAGACATG GGCTTCTGCTCCTGGCTTTCATCTCTGTGTTATATGAA GGATGAGGAGATTCGTAGTAAATGTGGCCTCGACGCTGTGACATACCTGTCCTTTCAGCGCCACATCATCCTCCTCATGACCGTGGTTTCCCTCGTGTCTTTGGCCGTGATCCTGCCCGCCAACTTTTCCGGGAACCTTCTGG AAGACAGCCCCGAAAACTTTGGAAGAACGACTCTGGCCAATGTGAACGCAGA GGACAGCTTTCTGTGGCTGCACAGCATCTTCGCTCTGGTTTACTTCATCATCACGTTGCTCTGCATGGCTCACCACTCCATGAGGCTGGAGTACCGGGAAGATGAGAAG GTAGCCAGGACGCTGATGATTACCCACATACCCAGAGAGATCTCAGACCCAGGACTCATCACTAAACACTTCCA CGAGGCTTACCCGAGCTGCACAGTCACTGACATTCGCTTCTGTTTCAACGTCCATAAACTGATGAGACTGGACTTGGAGAG GCGGAAGGCGATGAAAGGAAGGCTTTATTTCGCTACAAAAGCCCAAAAGGAAGGAAAGATTATGATCAGAACACATCCATGCGCTCAGATATTATGCTGTGACATGTGCGGCTTTGAGAAG GTGGATGCAGAGCAGTATTATAGTGAGTTAGAGGAGAAGAGGACGGACGAGTTTAACGCAGAGAAGAACCGCATCTCCATGAAGAGGTTGGGCATCGCCTTTGTGACTTTTCGTGATGAGAGGATGACTGCAGT caTCGTGAAGGACTTCAGTCGCGTGTACTGTCGCCGCAGACCCCAGCAGTCCAGCATCACCACTGTGGTGCATTCACACAAATGGGGCGTCAGCTATGCACCTGCCCCTAGTGACATCATCTG gGAGAACCTGTCAGTGTGTGGATCGCGTTGGTGGCTCCGCTGCGTCCTACTCaacatcctcctcttcctgctgCTCTTCTTCCTCACCACCCCGGCCATCATCGTCAACACCATGGACAAGTTCAACGTCACGCGTCCCGTGGAGAGTCTGAGG AGCCCAATCCTCACCCAGTTCTTCCCAACGCTGCTGCTCTGGGCCTTTTCCGTGCTCCTGCCCTTCATCGTCTACTACTCTGCCTTCTTTGAGTCCCACTGGACCAG atCAGGTGAGAACCAAGTAACCATGCACAAGTGTTTCTTACTGCTGGTGTTCATGGTCATCATTCTGCCCTCACTGGGTTTGACCAG TCTTGACCTCTTTTTCACCTGGCTGTTTGATGTCCACTTTTTGGATGAGAAGAACATCAAATTCCA GTGTGTGTTTCTCCCTGACAACGGAGCGTTTTTTGTAAACTACGTGATAACGTCCGGCCTGATCGGAACGGCCATGGAGCTGCTTCGTATCCCGGCGCTGACGGTGTACGCCCTCCGCCTCTGCTTCGCTAAATCCCAGGCTGAGCGGATTCACGTGAAGCGG AGCCAGGCCTACGAGTTCCAGTTTGGCCTTGAGTACGCCTGGACAATGTGTATCTTTGCTGTTTGCATGACCTACAGCATCACATGTCCCATTATTACACCCTTCG GTCTGCTCTATGTGATCCTGAAGCACATGGTGGACCGATACAACATCTATTATGCATATGTCCCCACCAAGCTCAACCAGCGGATCCACAGAGCTGCCATCAGTCAGGTCATTGTGGCCCCCATCCTCGGCCTCTTCTGgctgctcttcttctctgtgcTCAGACTAG GCTCAGTTCATCCCATCACCCTCTTCACCTTCGTGTCCCTGATCTGCTGCATCGCCTGCAACCTCCTCGGTTTGTGCCTTAGAAAGCAACCAGACAAATCAACCAGTTACCAG ATGTCTGATCAGCCTGCAGAGTTCAGTGATGCAGTGAGGAGTACAGTAACATCAAGCACCGCCTCCAAT CTCTTTGTGGCCTCCGTGCTGCTGGAACCAGAGCTGGCTTTGACCCCTATGCCCTCTCCGGCCCACCACAGCTACGGCGCCATGGCCAGCTCCAACAGTTCCACTCAAGGCGCTGCTAAAGAAGACgaaggtgaggaggaggagcacaGCCAGACGCACGAGACTCAGCTCCAGGACTCCCCAGAGCTTTACATCTCCAGCCCACTCATGGATAGTCCCATGGACTGCCAGTAa